The Cronobacter sakazakii genome has a window encoding:
- a CDS encoding RtcB family protein produces the protein MKENHYQTLAQANGAPVKMWTHGVPVEPEAREQLLKTAKMPFIFKHLAVMPDVHLGKGSTIGSVIPTKGAIIPAAVGVDIGCGMIAVRTSLVARDLPDNLSGLRSAIEQAVPHGRTTGRGQRDKGAWSNTPQDVDHHWASLAPRFKRLTDKYPNLLKTNNHQHLGTLGTGNHFIEICLDEQERVWVMLHSGSRGVGNAIGTHFIGLAQKDMQRHMANLPDRDLAYFEEGSKHYADYIEAVEWAQDFARQNREVMMNRVLAALSSIITKPFMTQQEAVNCHHNYVQKETHFGEEILVTRKGAVSAQKGQMGIIPGSMGAKSFIVRGLGNEESFCSCSHGAGRAMSRTAAKKRFTVEDQIRATAHVECRKDSDVIDEIPMAYKDIDAVMAAQSSLVEIVHTLRQVVCVKG, from the coding sequence ATGAAAGAGAATCACTATCAGACGCTGGCGCAGGCTAACGGCGCGCCGGTAAAAATGTGGACCCACGGCGTGCCGGTAGAGCCGGAAGCGCGTGAGCAGCTGCTGAAAACGGCGAAAATGCCGTTTATTTTTAAACACCTGGCGGTGATGCCGGATGTGCATCTCGGTAAAGGCTCGACCATCGGCAGCGTGATCCCGACCAAAGGCGCGATTATCCCGGCGGCGGTGGGCGTGGATATCGGCTGCGGGATGATCGCGGTGCGCACGTCGCTCGTGGCGCGCGATCTGCCGGATAACCTGAGCGGGCTGCGCAGCGCCATCGAACAGGCCGTCCCGCACGGGCGCACCACAGGGCGCGGCCAGCGTGATAAAGGCGCGTGGTCGAACACGCCGCAGGATGTGGACCACCACTGGGCATCGCTTGCGCCGCGCTTTAAACGCCTGACGGATAAATATCCCAACCTGTTGAAGACTAACAATCATCAGCATCTGGGAACGCTCGGTACGGGTAACCACTTTATCGAGATCTGCCTTGATGAACAGGAGCGCGTGTGGGTGATGCTGCACAGCGGATCGCGCGGCGTGGGTAACGCCATCGGCACCCATTTCATCGGGCTTGCGCAGAAAGATATGCAGCGCCATATGGCGAATCTGCCGGACCGCGATCTCGCCTATTTTGAAGAGGGCAGCAAGCACTACGCCGATTACATCGAGGCGGTGGAGTGGGCGCAGGATTTCGCGCGCCAGAACCGCGAAGTGATGATGAACCGCGTGCTGGCGGCGCTTTCCTCGATTATCACGAAGCCGTTTATGACGCAGCAGGAGGCCGTGAACTGCCACCATAACTATGTGCAGAAAGAGACGCATTTTGGTGAAGAGATCCTGGTGACGCGCAAAGGCGCGGTGTCGGCGCAAAAAGGCCAGATGGGCATCATTCCGGGCTCCATGGGTGCCAAAAGCTTTATCGTGCGCGGGCTGGGAAACGAAGAGAGTTTTTGTTCATGCAGCCACGGCGCAGGGCGCGCGATGAGCCGTACCGCGGCGAAAAAACGCTTCACGGTGGAAGATCAAATCCGCGCCACGGCGCACGTGGAGTGCCGTAAAGACAGCGATGTCATTGATGAGATCCCGATGGCGTATAAAGACATCGACGCCGTGATGGCCGCGCAGTCGTCGCTGGTGGAAATTGTGCATACGCTGCGTCAGGTCGTGTGCGTGAAAGGATAA
- a CDS encoding nucleotidyltransferase domain-containing protein, protein MELNGVDAAMRERVRQVLNEVQTKYGVKVLYACESGSRGWGFASPDSDYDVRFLYVHPPEWYLRVDAPRDVIELPIDDTLDVCGWEWRKALGLLKRANPTLIEWLDSPIVYRQDETAIGALRDQVPLWFSAERARWHYYSMARKNFHSYLQGETVRLKKYFYVLRPLLAVRWVEAGKGAPPMRFRTLLEGTVNDPLLRAEIDTLLAAKQRAGEAEYGAPMPRIHAFIAAELARGETPPELPQSEKAQASLLDKLLYETVMA, encoded by the coding sequence ATGGAACTGAACGGGGTGGATGCCGCTATGCGCGAGCGCGTGCGGCAGGTGTTAAACGAGGTGCAAACAAAGTATGGCGTGAAGGTGCTTTACGCCTGTGAATCGGGCAGCCGGGGCTGGGGCTTTGCCTCGCCGGACAGCGACTACGACGTGCGCTTTCTCTATGTGCATCCGCCGGAGTGGTATTTACGGGTCGATGCGCCGCGCGATGTCATCGAACTGCCCATCGACGACACGCTTGACGTCTGCGGCTGGGAGTGGCGCAAGGCGCTCGGGCTGCTCAAGCGGGCAAACCCGACGCTTATCGAGTGGCTCGACTCTCCCATCGTCTACCGGCAGGATGAAACCGCCATCGGCGCGCTGCGCGACCAGGTGCCGCTCTGGTTCTCCGCTGAGCGTGCGCGCTGGCACTACTACTCGATGGCCCGCAAAAACTTTCACAGTTATTTGCAGGGCGAGACGGTGCGGCTGAAGAAATATTTCTACGTGCTGCGCCCGCTGCTGGCGGTGCGCTGGGTGGAAGCGGGTAAGGGCGCGCCGCCGATGCGCTTTCGCACGCTGCTGGAGGGTACGGTGAACGATCCGCTGCTGCGGGCGGAAATCGACACGTTGCTTGCCGCCAAACAGCGAGCGGGTGAGGCCGAGTACGGCGCACCGATGCCGCGGATACACGCGTTTATCGCTGCAGAGCTGGCGCGCGGCGAAACGCCGCCGGAGCTGCCGCAGAGTGAAAAGGCGCAGGCGAGTCTGTTAGATAAGCTGCTTTATGAAACGGTGATGGCCTGA